A genomic segment from Chrysemys picta bellii isolate R12L10 chromosome 11, ASM1138683v2, whole genome shotgun sequence encodes:
- the LOC135974402 gene encoding fibrinogen-like protein 1-like protein, translating into MDTECKGWTVVQRKSYNTEITWKESWSTYKYGFGNMQQDYWLGNEYLSLLTRQNIYKVRFVVEDKSNNTRYAEYDIFSVEDEPSL; encoded by the coding sequence atggacaccgaatGCAAGggctggaccgttgtccagagaaagtcttacaacacagagatcacctggaaggagtcctggagcacctacaagtacggctttgggaacatgcagcaggattactggctgggcaacgagtacctgtccctgctcacgcggcagaacatctacaaggtccgctttgtcgtggaggacaaatccaacaacacccgctacgcagagtacgacatcttcagtgtcgaggatgagcccagcttgtaa